The Cinclus cinclus chromosome Z, bCinCin1.1, whole genome shotgun sequence genome contains the following window.
TTTGGAGTTAATAATGGTAAATCTTGTGAACATCTCTTGCTCTAGCACATGATAAAATTGAAGAGGTTGATGAGAAACAAGGTGACTTTTTactttggaaatgttttgttttgtataattttcagaaaaataaactccagcaaagataattgaaaaaaaaaataaatgctgtaaGTGAAGCTAGTGAATATATAAtctttgatggatttttttatacttttagtCCAAGGAAGAGCTTTTGAAGTTAAAGAGATGTTTCTGGAGGACATTTTACGAAGCACTGGGTATACAAACAAAGAGATGGTAAAGTACAAAAATGAGAAGCACCAAGGTTGGTGGACTTCTTAATTGTAAGAGTTGGCAGTGAGAATCATTGATTGAACAAACAATTAACAggattattttctgttaaaattctCAAGTCAGGAGGTTAAATGAGATGTGATTAGATGACAGCAAGTATCTTTAAACTCTCAGTATTTACATGATTGAAATAGTTTatgcaattaaagaaaaaaagtcactttGATCCAGTGGTTgcattctttttgctttcagttaataaatgtcatattttttattaattactaTGGTGTGCAGTTACATGTAATTGGGGTATCTGCCCACATAAACACTGTACCTTTGGGTGTGAATTGAAGTGCAGCTATTAAAGCAGGCAGGATTTTATACACTTCAGTAATATCTTTCACTGCATTCTTCAGGCATGGATGTATTTTTTATAAGTCTTAACACTCTTGAGCTCAACATAATTGGTTTTCAGTTGATTAGGAAGATACTACTTCAGAAGTTTTCCTGGCAATGATAAGCAATGTAAACAATGATCCCATGATTAtttaaggaaattttttttaaaaaacgcAAACCCCAAAGCTATAACATACAATCCTAACTGGATATTTATCACAGTGCTCAGCTCTGATCACTGGGGACAGAAAAGTTCAGTTAAGATGCTGGTGTTTTCTACTGTTTCTTCCACTAGTGTACAAAAAAGCGTTGTTACGTGCAGGGAGTGTATCCCTTGTCTTCAGCCTTTCACTTCTAGAGAAAGTTCTGAGCTGAGATTGCTCCTTTGAATGCAGTAGTTTGGAATAATGGAAGCTTGAATGAACCCACCAAAATGGTGGGTTTTGCCTTGTTCGTAGAGCCCTTGTTTGCAGTGGTGCACTTTGGGTACCTTTACACATACCATTTACGTTGGAGTGGTAGTAGCTTTCTAGATTAAATAGAAGAGGTTAAATAGGTTAAACTTTACCTGctgtaactattttttttagtagaaaACAATGGATAATAAAAATGACGCAAAACTTTCTTGGGAAATACTTTGCATTCtagaagagaagcagaagaacACTCTCGCTGAGTGGtgttcagctgaagaaaacactCACAAACTGGCATCTCGGAGACAAAAATTGATTCCAAAGGCAAATGAAGAGTACAAATGGTTGGATGATGGTGGTGACACAGTATTTAATCAACTCgtaagtttttctttttgttcgaAGAGATGTTTATATTTGCGTTGTATTGCTAGAATCTGTTTTCTAAAGACAGTGCAGTAGAGTCTCTCAGAATATTAACGTATTATAAAGATTACTTTATTAGGATGAACTGCTCTAGCTGAAGTGTGCTTTTTAATTATGGTCGTTGTACACAACATTTTCTTAGATCAAATGGCTTGACTGCCATTGTGGGAGTACTTGCATATGACTCAATCAGTGTATTAACTGATACCTGAGTGCTGGATTTCTGATTGCTGCTGGGAAAACTAACCATTCAAATTCTTTGTGGGTAATGTATGAGAATAAAGAAAACTCTTGGAAGAGATTAATCTTTCAATattgttttctgtcttcagaTGGAGAAAGATGTGAATTGCCTTGAACCATGGATAGTAAAAGAAATGGATTCCTGTCTTTCTGACATCTGGTTACATAAAGATATTGATTCCTTTGCTCACGTGTTCCATcttattttaactgaaaatgtCAGTGGTAAGTTTCCTGTGTTATTACGCAAGAAAACAAGGAACTTCAAATTTATGGCTACTTTTATCTCCAGTTTCAGATGTTGTTACCTTTGCTTTTTGATGCCTACTGAAAAAATGAATAGGCtagcagaattaaaaaattgtttagtTAGTTTTGAAATATTGACAGAAGTGTGTTTCTAAAACAGTGTGGAATTCACATGAACTGACTGCAGAGATAAAGTGAGGAAACAAATTCCCTGTGGGCTGGAATTTTAAAGCGATATTTGTACTATACTTAGATGAAGAAATAACATTTCTATTTggtttgctgattttttttttttaatttttttttttacatctcaGTTGATTATAGGCACAGTGAAACCGGTGCAACTGCTCTGATGATTTCTTCAGGGAGAGGCTTTTTGAGTCAAATAGAACAGCTGATCAGCATGGGAGCAAGTATCCACTTCAAATCATCCAATGGCTggtaaaaacaaacagaaaatccaaaaGATACATTTATTTGTCAATATAGGAGAACGAACTAAACTTCTATAACATCTAAGTTAATTTGCTAACTTATCACACTGCTGTAAGACCTATAGATTTTGACAGCCCAAAGAGTTTGTAGCTCCTGTTAATCACACTGTTTTCTGTACATGGTCTTGATTATGGGCTATAAACCTTGTTTCAATAGGTTTTATTAAAGACACTGGTCAGCAGAAATACTGTAATCTGCTGAATTGAACCAAAATGTTTGGCAATTCTTATTTTCATGGAGTTAACCTATATCAGAAGATCTTTGTGTTATATTTCTAAATATGTTGTagcatgtaaaaatatttgtgaatcTGTAAAAACTCAAGTTTTGTGATTGTGAAGTATGTCTTCCTATAAACAggggaaataattaaataataattaaaagaagtaaataaTTGTCATATGGAAGGATGAGAATCAGGATACCAGGGGTCTGATATTTGGTGTACTAACACTTGAAAAACTTAGGAAGGAATGCGGTTTAAAGGTGAAACTGTGAATGCATTGTGAGCAGGATAGCTTCTGAAAGACATGAAACAGCCCAATGGTTTCCCACATTTTGATGAAGAACACTGGGGTGTGCCTTTTGGGGAATGACTTGAAGGGTGCTGCAAACTGGCAGGTCTGATCTCTGCACTTGCGGGCTTTTTAAGAGTGGCACATTTTCCCTCCTCATTTCTTTGTGCATGTTTGCAGGTACTCGTGTATAAAACTAACATTCTTTTGTGGTAAAGAACTGCAGTTATCTAAAAATCAGATAGCTGTTAATACCTATTCAAGCCCATTCATATGGGAAGTTGTATATCCATCAGTAGCAGTACTGATAACAGTACAGAAATGGATACAAAAGTCTGGTGTCAGTTGTCTCCTCGGCTGATGTGCTATGCATATTCATCTTCTGAAGtgaaaaatctaataaaaatacCTGTGCAACTCTCTTCAGGATGGCTGTGGACTGGGCTAGGCATTTTGGACAAACAGAGGTTATTGATCTATTGGAATCCTACAGGTAAGCTGTAACTACTTTGCAGAAAGAATTGTATAGCATGGTGAAGGGAAATTTGAGTTTTGTATTCGTTTAATCAGAACAGGTTTTAGTTTTTCATGCTGTAAAATCTGGACTAAATAgcaatacctttttttttttgagaataggagcatttcaaaaacaaacagcaaaaaagttTGTACTCAGTATCATTGCTTGTGTTTGCACAACTTGCAGATTCTGTACTGTGtaccatttattttcacatgtgTACTTTGGAAACAAATATGTCATGTTTTTATCTGTATATTGTTTATACACTatagaaatattaaagaaaattcttAGAAGTAACAGGTACATTAGGCTAttaaagaatgatttttttcttaacttacAGTTATCACAGTTGAGGTAAATAATCTTTGTAAagattatatttattataatttctgtTGGTGTAGTTTTTGCAAGtgggaaatttttggggaataTGTATCTGTTAAAAAATTTTTCTTGAACGGATTAAAAATGAGAAGTATCTTTATACTTTCATTTGCTTATGGTTGTGTTTCAATAAAGTTTAAGAAAACTAAAGTTAACactaaaaaaatgaagtggCATGCTTTGTTATGTTAACATTTAAATCAGTGAACAGCAATAGTGTGGTGATTTCTCTTCTGCTACACTTAAAAATTAGAATTTGTGGCCAATAGTCATGTTGGTCTTGGTCTAAGTTTGAGCTGATGGCTGAATGCAAACCCGAAGAGGGCAGCCTTgactctgctctgtgtttttttctattaCAGTGCTTCATTCGGATTTGGAAATCTGGATGAAAGTTCCCTGGTCCAAAACAGCGGTAGTGACCTTAGAGCAGAGGACAGAGAGCTACTGACAGCTTATCATCACAGTTTTGATGATGAAAAAGTGGATCTGGATCTGATAATGCACTTACTTCACACCATCTGTCATAGTTGTGGTGCAGGTGGGTAAATACCCACACTCCCAGTGAATTGTGGGTTAGGCTTCTGATGAATCATGCTCTGTTTTCAGAAATCCCCAAAAGTTAGGACCTTCTGAGTTAGTGCTAGTCTACATGGTATGACATACGCTTGAATTTTCTGTTTAACGTTGCAAACCCACTTCCATTTTTTAGGagcaattttaatatttcttcctGGATACGATGAGATAGTGAGCCTGAGGGATCGCATTCTTTTTGATGACAAAAAATTTGCTGATAATGCTCACAGGTAAAACCTTTcatttctgtggcttttcaTTGCTTCTTTTAAGGATCCtcaaaatgtgctttttgtCTTGCGTTAGATACCGAGTTTTCTTGCTTCATTCAAGTGTGCAGACTTTGGATCAGAAGAAAGTGCTTGAAACTCCACCTTCTGGCATCCGCAAAATTGCAAGTAGCAGAGGACTTTGTCAGATGCTACAATGATCtgttttgcctttgcttttacagttactatagttttggttttgattttctttcattgcagATTCTTTCTACTAATATTGCAGAAACAAGCATAACGGTCAGTGATGTTGTGTTTGTCATTGACTCAGGCAAGGTGAAAGAGGTATGATTGCCTTAGTTTTTCCTAGGATGATTCTAAAACACATGGTGCGTAAATTTTGGAGCACTTCTGGTTTTTCAGCTTTACAGTAGGCTGAGAGCTGGTGCCTGTCAGGCAACAGACCTCACTGAAAACTTTCAACATCCATTAGTTTTAAGACAAATACTGTGAATAGCTGTCTACTTAAACTGGTATAAAAAACCTGTAAAAGCTAATGTAGGTTGATGTGTTGAAGTATCTTTGTCTTTTTCTAATTTAGTATTTCTcttggatttttaaaacaagtctTCAGTTTAGGCCACCACCTTCCTGAGACCACTGGGAGTTCTTTTTGTCCTACTATTGTATCAAGTCCAAAAATAATCCATTAAATTTTTGCGCACTTTTTTGATGTGTTGAGTGCTCCTACATTATTTGTTCAAGCAAAGTGAGACACCATAATGATTTTAAGGCAATTTAAGATCTAGTGAAtggcttcaaaaataaaattggatttCAGGGGTGGTATGCACAccaaatttctgaatttcaataaatcaaactctttttttgtaattttacatCAGTCTAAGAAAATAAGTAGGTAATTTCCAAGtgagacaaaaaggaaaacttgaTTCAGTACAATAATgtatttttgcttgctttgtaATGTCTCAGAACACAGATCTGACATATCATTTACTGACTTGCAGTTACCTATtgactagaaaaaaattaatttcaaaaactgTGTAGCACAAAGACACGGCAAAGTAGAAACCATCATAAATTCGCTTGAAACTGAGAAGATACCtttgtgccaggagctgctgtgtatATTACTGTTTCATACTTTTTAGTTCTGTTGGTAATCCAAATAACTAACTGTAACTTTTATTTCGTGTACCCTATTCAGtctggggtttattttcctttctttgtttttatagaTGTCTTTTGATCCACGGAGTCGTGTTACAATGCTAAAAATGGGGTGGATTTCAAAAGCCAGCGCTATCCAGAGGAAAGGAAGGTAATGCCTCATActggttttcattttgcagataACCAGCATCCTGTATGTTAAGAATAAAGGCACACAACATAATAACTGTTTCTAGCCTAGTCTAGTAGCATGGACAGTGGCCAACACTGCAGACGAGTAGGGGTCAGTATGTATTTCCTTGGATTCATTTCCCAAATTGTAGAAAAGTAATGCTGAGACATTTCCCAAAGTTCTAGGTTATTTTCCCTCCATTAATTCgctctccttcctctttctcccaTGTAGCAACAGCAGTCTGTGTGCAGAGGACTGCATATTTCACTTTGTCCAAACTATCCATGACTTAACAGGCCATGATCATATTCTTCCTAACACTGTGGGTGAGGGCTCAGAGTTTTATTTAGCAACAAATGTCTGTTTAATCAACCAAATTGGCATTAAGATACAGGTATATGTGCATGAATGTGAAAATTTGCTGTCTCTGTCCATTCACTCACAAGttatttaatctttattttaccttttactCCAAGGGTCACTTCTGTTTGGGGgatgtgaggggaaaaaatgaagtttgGAACTTAAATTCCTTACAGCAAGGGATGATTGAGATTTGGACTGGTCTTAGGTTAGCAAAAACAGCACTTCACTTAGATAagccttgtttttccttctccacatTTCTCAGTCTTGAGttaaaattacagtaaaaaattGCCAGACTCTCAAAAATAATCCATGATTGGAAAACTCTCGCTTTGTGTGTGACTTACACTTAACAACTCTTTCTTCAGAACAGCTTCTACTTTTCCATTCTAAGTTTCTGTGTCTGTTTGTTGgcttttagttttgttttcagaaagaaatcctgattttcataacttcctgtattttattttcaagggcTGGGCGCTGTCAGCCTGGAGTCTGTTTTCGTCTCTTCAGCAGGCTCCGATTTCAGAATATGTTAGAATTTCAGTCTCCAGAGCTTCTAAGAATTCCACTTCAGGTGAATGTTCAGTTAGaaataataactttaaaaaatgtaatgttATCAAACCATACTATTAAATGCAACAAAttgtgggtttttggggttatttCCAACTCCTGGTAATATTTTATGTTCCACCTTTTAACTTGCAGGAGATTTGTTTGTACACAAAACTTCTGGCTCCAACTAATTGTCCAGTTATAGACTTTCTTATGAGAGCTCCTGATCCTCCACCTGCTGTAACTGTGAGAAATGCTGTACATATGCTTAAGGTCAGAAATGGAATAGGTTTATATGGGTATTGTGATGTAGCAGCAGTCTATCTTACTGGCTTCAGTTTGTACTGGAGCTGTTTTCAATTACTTAAggatgttttgattttttgtttattgtctgttttcattttgtgtggGGGGATGTGTTCTTCCATATCAAGGGAAGAGAGTGCTTCAAAGTCTTGTCTCTGTTAATTTGACTTGTTTTTTAAGAGTTTGGGAACAAGTCTAATTAATGTCCAGTAGTCacattctttttgctttcactgtaaatttattttgtccactgtccccaaccccctcgcctttgtttgtttctttgtttgtttgtttataaacAGACCATAGATGCCATGGACCCTTGGGAAGATCTCACTGAGCTTGGTTATCATCTCACTGAATTACCTGTAGAGCCACACCTCGGTAAAATGGTGTTGTATGCTGTAGTTCTGAAGTGCCTGGATCCTGTTCTGACCATTGCCTGTGCTCTTGCCTGCCAAGACCCTTTTGTGCTGCCCATGCTGGCCTCCCAAAAGCGTGCAGCCATGCTGTGCAGGAAGCGTTTTGCTGCAGGGACGTTCAGTGACCACATGGCCCTGCTCAGGGCTTTCCAGgtaatatttcatttcagagagAACTAATCACAGTAGATCACCCAATTGAGGCAAATAACGTACCAGTCTACTTGAATATAGAGTGGTGGACTGTGATTAAGTCCTTGGAGAAGAGTTCATTTTTGCCTAGTGGCTTTCCTGTTTATTGGACTCCTAAATTCGTGAAGGAACACTTTTTgtggtatgttttgtttgtattttcaagCCTTACAAAATTATGAATGTTCCAACAAGCTGCTCTTTACATCCTACTACAATGAGACCTTCAAATAACCATCTTAATGTAATGATATTTATTAAATTAGatgaatttattaaattattattcaaTAATTAATatgattaatttattaaattaatcaTTCTGACTTGACATAATGGCTATTGCAGTGAATGGGAAAAGAGAATCTAATTCTTGAACAGAAACAAATAATCTAGTTTGATGCATTTACTTTAGAGTGGATTTTGTGTAAATTTTATTGACATAAATGtaaattgtctttaaaaatgcagtttttagtagtagtttataaaattaataggcaaatgtaaaaacattttcaggctTGGCAGAAGGCACGCAGTGACGGCTGGGAGAGAACCTTCTGTGAAAAGAACTTCCTATCCCAAGCCACAATGGAAATCATCGTAGGAATGAGAACACAGTTGCTTGGCCAGCTTAGAGCCTCAGGTAAAGAACTTGGAAAAAATGTTGACCTTATTTTAAAGTCAAGCTAATAGGAATTGTAAAAAGCCATGTTCGCCGTTGTAATCTTCTTCACTTAATTTGAAACACGCCTTCATGTGTGCATTCAGGGTATGGTGTAGATGTGGAAGTGTGGCTGATCTAACTGAGAGCACCCTCATCTCTACATGCCACTGCATTTCACTGTTAATTTCTTTGGATCTTGatgttttaataaattattcCCATAGGAAATACGTTTGTATTGTAGAAAAGAATTGTATTCTGTGTTAGTATGAAACCCCTTATCAGGAAGGATTTCAGTGTAATGGTTTCTTCTTGGTGCTGTTGAGGTTGGCAGTAGTGAAAAATGCAACAAGTAAGTTGTtcattttgcctttattttcaaACTCCTTTTGGGAAACAAATGCAAACTCACATGGGACTGTTTTGTCCTGTTCTTTTGTCAGGTTTTGTGAGAGCCAGAGGAGGAGCTGATATTAGAGATGTCAATACTAACTCTGAGAACTGGGCTGTAATTAAAGCTGCCTTAGTGGCTGGCATGTATCCCAATCTTGTTCATATAGACAGAGAAAGCCTGGTGTTGACTGaaccaaaggagaagaaagtgcGATTTCATCCTACCTCTGTTCTTGGTCAGTCTCAGTATAAAAAGGTAAAATCACTTTGAACTTACAGTTCACAAAAAAGAGCACTAAAATCTatcacagcttttaaaaatgtctttttcctaGTTGTTAGTACTTTAAAAGCAGCATGGGCATTTAATACTTCAGCTTTAGAAAATACTCTTCTAATCAGCTGATAGAATTGGAGTTGATTCATTTTTCCATTGTTTCAATCAGTCCTTTCTCTAGATGGAGCAAGGCAAAATGGCAAAAAACCTGTCCCTAGTTACAAAATTGTTTGAAAGATATAATGATCCCTACTCTTAAAAGCAAGAAGTTCTGCTCTGAaactttttttaacatttctttttaaagcaaaagacTTTGTTTTGTCGTGGTAGTATAATTTGTGAATCTGGCTGAACTCTCTCACACTTCTTACTTtgcatgtatatttttatatgtatataattatACATGTagttatttcttaaaatacagaatcacgcaatggtttgtgttggaatggaccttaaaggTTATCTCATTCCAAGCCCCTGCTTGGGGGTTGTGGTTGGATTAGTCCATAGTTATCCCCAGACACTTTATCTTTAAAGTGAATTAAGACTGGTTTTTGCAGCCACCAATTCcaacttttccttttgtgaaaTGATGCTGTAGTGATTGTTCCAGAGTAGCCACTTTTCTAGATGTATTCAGTCATGGGTTTCATTATCTGGAAAGCATTAGCAGTTATGTCTTGTGttgctttgtattttctggTTCACACTTGgctgctctgttttcctttcctgtggaTCTTGCTGTCgctcctgctgcctttgttGCATCTTTTAACAGGAATCGCAGTGTACAAAGGAGGTGATGCTGCTTTAgattaaaagttttatttcctgttttgtttcttttggcaGATGTTGAAACGGGTCGCCTAAACAAGAAGGGTATTTCTGGGTGAGAGGAAAGCTGTGTGCTAATGTCTGTACAAAATGGACCGGTGTGGCCCCGGTGCTCTCCGAGCTCCAAGCTGCGCTCCGGGCCGGGGATGGGGCGGGCTGGGAACCGACGGACAAGccgggggaggggagagaggccTAGGAGAGAGGGGAGATCGTGGGAGAGGGAGGAGTGATTGGGAGAGATGCcgggagaggaagaaaaccacTGGCTACAGCCCGGGAAAGGATGGAACCTGGAACAAGGAGTAGCTCGCGACCGGGGGAAACCCGAGAGAGGGGGGAGAGCCCGGGACACGGGGCAGAACCTGGGAACGGGGGAAGAGCCCGAGAGAGGTGGGAGCCTGGTAGAGCGGAGAGAGTCTGGGAAAGCTCTGGGAGAGGACAGCCCAGCGGCGGGAGCCCAGGAGCgggggctcctgcagccggaCCGGGAATGGGCGCGGGTCAGTGCGTTCGGGAGAGCGCGGCTGCGGGGACGGAGCCGGAGCCGGAACACGTGGAAAGCCACTGCTCGGCAGCCCCGGCGGCActgagagcacagccctgcccgggGAGGCAGCGCCATGGGCACCGCTCGGGTTCCCAGTGAGGCGATGGCACCGCTCGGGTTCGCCGCCGTATCCGCGGCAGCTCAGAGCATTGGTCCCTCCTCGGGCCCAAGGGTCACCTGCGCCAGGTGCGCCAGAGCATCGCCTCTGTCTTGAGAACGCACAACGAGCAGGGCCAGGAAGGGACTGCTGATCCCCACTGGTGACAGGGAAAAAAGAGCAAGGAATCTTCCATGGAAGAATACATGGAATAGGAGTGAGGTGTCCCCGTGGAATGCGTTAGGATGCCCTCACAAAGATACTACCGCTCTTGGCTCAGAACATGGAAAAGAAGTGGGGAGACATAAATCAGGAGCTGGTTGCAATGTCCACGGAGCAGTTATCTGGATAAAATGCTGCACAACTGCTGGATAGCTTTACGGATGACTAATTGCCGCTTGCCAACTAATCTGGACTTGTTAGGGGCAGCCTAGTTATCTCTCAAAAATGACTCTGGAGCCATGATtaagaaaattctgaagaaagGCTTATAGACCTACATTTTAATGCAGTTGCTTTGGGCTTgataaatctgcttttctgtcttGATTTTCCTAAGGGTTTGTGTTGGCTTTTTTACATGCATGCATGCAAAATTTGAGGATCTAAGGTAAAGTCCTTCTATAGGGAACAGGCAAGAGACTGGCCTTGGGTCAGCAATATGTCAGCAGGAGACAGCTGAGCCATTATTACTGAGAGGAAGAACAGCCCTGCAACAGAGGTGTGAGGCGGCTGATATTCACTAGAACCACCTTAGGTTATTAGGCGATCCTTAGGCAGGATCAGTTAGAAGGTACTGACGAGTGAGGGGTCTAATCTTTCAGTGCGGCATTGTGTGGACTTTGGGATCACTGCACCATTCCAAATAGGTTCCCTTTGCAGCAGAAGAGGCTTCcatctgctgcctctgccagaaGCACTGAGATGGACAGAGTAAGCAAGGCTTGGTCAGCttgcagaggggctgcagcaaaaccaaacaagctCATGGCCTGATCCCAGAACAGGCCAAGCATCCATGTCCCTGCTGGCAACACGAGAAGGCGCTTCACACCTTAAAGGCCACTTAACTGTTTGCAGGACCAGCCCAAAAAGTCAAGATCTACATTAGAAAGATGTAGggggttttggtattttttttgctCACTGGGCAGGAATTGCTACAATTGCTGCTTTGAAGGTCTTGCCTGAGTAGTTGtcctaaaatacagaaaaaaaccccacgaaaaacccaaaaaccaaatcTGTGTTTTTGCTGAATGAAGCCACATTGTATCTGTCTTtcagaaaggaataaagaaagtACAGATTGCCTACCGAAATCAGTTCACTACTCAAGCACAATTTTCAGGCACATCCCCAtattccctctctcccagcagtTCAGAGCTGCATTGCACAGTGCTTGCTGTGCtcctgagagcacaaagcaggctgGCCTGCTGCccctgaatatttctgcaaaacactctgcatttcctacctttgctctggctcagtgcacaactccaggactgcaggcgcttcctcccagagctgtgggaggcagtgtGTCCTGCAGATGTGACCTGCCGAGCTGACAGCGCCTCCCGCTGGCCTTGGTTTCCCTGGCAGAACTGCCGTGCCTGAaggatgctgccctgggctggagcctgcgCAGCAGCCGggctccctccccctgtgcccagagtgctgcacacaCCGCTGACCTTTCCCAGGAGTTACAGGGCACCTGGCACAAGAGTAGCAATCCTCAGCCAGGGAGCTAGCCCTCggctgctctttgcctttctctcctcctggccacactccagacggccaatgccagcagtctgtgctgtgcccagcacggcTGCGCTTCCCCATGGGACCAGCCAGCTGCCAGTTCggctctgagagcagaggatat
Protein-coding sequences here:
- the LOC134056916 gene encoding 3'-5' RNA helicase YTHDC2-like, giving the protein MSRHRRVSCRQPSGARGGSAASAAVRARAEALREVVVDEEVEIAVQLALERFRSGDEAELEFPSSFTSTERAFVRRRCQSLGLVPKSKGKGANRYLTARKKDVSELTHAVMTCDLALRTRHIVWSVIESFPVTNKEHTELLPRSERGNTCAVESENKEVNKRSCRLNDGIPQIPVKRGESEFDSFRQSLPVFEKQEEIVQIIKDNKIVLIIGETGSGKTTQIPQFILDDCCKNGTPCRVFCTQPRRLAAVAAAERVAAERKEKIGQTIGYQIRLESRVSPKTLVTFCTNDMLLGTLMAGDSTLSTVTHVIVDEVHERDRFSDFLLIKLRDVLQNQPNLKLIISSAALDANLFIRYFGSCPVIHIQGRAFEVKEMFLEDILRSTGYTNKEMVKYKNEKHQEEKQKNTLAEWCSAEENTHKLASRRQKLIPKANEEYKWLDDGGDTVFNQLMEKDVNCLEPWIVKEMDSCLSDIWLHKDIDSFAHVFHLILTENVSVDYRHSETGATALMISSGRGFLSQIEQLISMGASIHFKSSNGWMAVDWARHFGQTEVIDLLESYSASFGFGNLDESSLVQNSGSDLRAEDRELLTAYHHSFDDEKVDLDLIMHLLHTICHSCGAGAILIFLPGYDEIVSLRDRILFDDKKFADNAHRYRVFLLHSSVQTLDQKKVLETPPSGIRKIILSTNIAETSITVSDVVFVIDSGKVKEMSFDPRSRVTMLKMGWISKASAIQRKGRAGRCQPGVCFRLFSRLRFQNMLEFQSPELLRIPLQEICLYTKLLAPTNCPVIDFLMRAPDPPPAVTVRNAVHMLKTIDAMDPWEDLTELGYHLTELPVEPHLGKMVLYAVVLKCLDPVLTIACALACQDPFVLPMLASQKRAAMLCRKRFAAGTFSDHMALLRAFQAWQKARSDGWERTFCEKNFLSQATMEIIVGMRTQLLGQLRASGFVRARGGADIRDVNTNSENWAVIKAALVAGMYPNLVHIDRESLVLTEPKEKKVRFHPTSVLGQSQYKKESQCTKEVMLL